From a single Micromonospora sp. WMMD1102 genomic region:
- a CDS encoding helix-turn-helix domain-containing protein, with translation MEPRFLLLSDVAAELNVSDSQVYHMVRSGELPAIKIGGRGQWRVERTRLEEYIERKYAETAEWVADNPLVERLPE, from the coding sequence GTGGAACCCAGGTTCCTGCTGCTGTCCGACGTCGCCGCCGAGCTGAACGTCTCGGACTCGCAGGTCTACCACATGGTGCGCAGTGGTGAGCTGCCGGCGATCAAGATCGGCGGCCGGGGCCAGTGGCGGGTGGAGCGCACCCGGCTGGAGGAGTACATCGAGCGCAAGTACGCCGAGACCGCCGAGTGGGTGGCCGACAACCCGCTGGTGGAGCGCCTTCCCGAGTAG
- a CDS encoding rhodanese-like domain-containing protein codes for MTTTTPNPVLAVPPAAPDQAAAWFAAKLAAQTDVSDVHAALTGGDPGFVLLDTRDLAAWRQGHVPGAVHLPTRMIPLRAARLLDPAVPVVTYCWGPGCDGATRAAHALSSRGYRVKEMIGGIEYWIREGFPVRVAGAGLLTRAVDPLTAPVRD; via the coding sequence ATGACGACGACCACCCCGAACCCGGTGCTGGCCGTGCCGCCGGCCGCGCCCGACCAGGCCGCCGCCTGGTTCGCCGCCAAGCTGGCGGCGCAGACGGACGTCTCCGACGTGCACGCCGCGCTCACCGGCGGCGACCCCGGCTTCGTCCTGCTGGACACCCGGGACCTGGCGGCCTGGCGGCAGGGCCACGTCCCCGGCGCCGTGCACCTGCCCACCCGGATGATCCCGCTGCGCGCCGCGCGGCTGCTCGACCCGGCCGTGCCGGTGGTGACCTACTGCTGGGGGCCGGGCTGCGACGGCGCGACCAGGGCGGCCCACGCGCTGAGCAGCCGGGGCTACCGGGTCAAGGAGATGATCGGCGGCATCGAGTACTGGATCCGGGAGGGCTTCCCGGTCCGGGTCGCCGGGGCCGGCCTGCTCACCCGGGCCGTCGATCCGCTTACCGCGCCGGTGCGGGACTGA
- a CDS encoding Lrp/AsnC family transcriptional regulator codes for MTADSPALDPTDWRILAELQRHGRASFAELARLVAMSPSAVTERVRRLEEAGVVAGYRAVVAPERIGLEILAFVRLRYPSGNYRPFHTLLESTPEIVEAHHVTGEDCFVLKVVARSMRHLEQVAGRIAGLGPVTTSVVYSSPLPGRDLTAEATAPRSMAN; via the coding sequence ATGACCGCTGATTCCCCGGCACTGGACCCGACCGACTGGCGGATCCTCGCCGAGCTTCAGCGGCACGGCCGGGCCAGCTTCGCCGAGTTGGCCCGACTGGTGGCGATGTCGCCGAGCGCCGTCACCGAGCGGGTGCGCCGGCTCGAGGAGGCCGGGGTGGTCGCCGGCTACCGGGCGGTGGTGGCGCCGGAGCGGATCGGCCTGGAGATCCTCGCCTTCGTCCGGCTCCGCTATCCGAGCGGCAACTACCGGCCCTTCCACACGCTGCTGGAGAGCACCCCCGAGATCGTCGAGGCGCACCACGTCACCGGCGAGGACTGTTTCGTGCTCAAGGTCGTCGCCCGCTCGATGCGTCACCTGGAGCAGGTGGCCGGCCGGATCGCCGGGCTCGGCCCGGTCACCACCAGCGTGGTCTACTCCAGTCCGCTGCCCGGACGGGACCTGACGGCGGAGGCGACGGCGCCGCGGTCGATGGCAAACTGA